In Dama dama isolate Ldn47 chromosome 9, ASM3311817v1, whole genome shotgun sequence, the following proteins share a genomic window:
- the LOC133062480 gene encoding protocadherin beta-4, with protein sequence METLERLQPNRQVTTFILTVFLSQANPAPICYSVLEETESGSFIAHLTKDLGLGIGELNARSARVVCDDDKQRLLLDRQTGDLLLKEKLDREDMCGSVEPCVLHFQVFLETPVQFFEGELLIQDINDHSPVFPNREMLLKIPENSQPGTVFPLKLAQDLDVGSNGLQTYTINANSHFHVLTRNHSDGKKYPDLVQDKVLDREEQSEFSLTLMALDGGSPPRSGTSMVRILILDVNDNAPEFMHTPYEVQVLENSPLDSLIVTVLAMDVDAGNFGTVSYSLFQASEEIKQTFSINEVTGEIRLTKKLDFEQIKSYHVETEATDGGGLSGKGTVVIEVVDVNDNAPELTISSLISSIPENAPETVVSIFRIRDRDSGDNGKMICSIPDNLPFILRPTFKNFYTLVTDSPLDRESQAEYNITITVTDMGTPRLKTQHNITVLVADVNDNAPAFTQTSYTLWVLENNSPALHIGSVSATDTDAGANAQVTYSLLPPPDPHLPLASLVSINPDNGHLFALTSLDYEALRAFEFRVGAADRGSPALSSQALVRVLVEDANDNAPFVLYPLQNASAPCTELVPRAAEPGYLVTKVVAVDGDAGQNAWLSYQLLKATEPGLFGVWAHNGEVRTARLLSERDAPKQRLVVLVKDNGEPPLSASVTLHVLLVDGFSQPYLPPPEAEAAAAAPADPLTVYLVVALASVSSLFLFSVLVFVAVRLCRRGGAGSAGRCPVPEGHFPGHLVDVSGTGTLSQSYQYEVCLTGDHRTGEFKFLKPIFPNLLVQDTEREIKESPNCRNSFVFS encoded by the coding sequence ATGGAGACGCTAGAGAGACTCCAACCCAACAGGCAAGTGACCACCTTTATTTTGACGGTATTCTTGTCTCAGGCTAACCCTGCGCCTATTTGTTATTCTGTTCTGGAAGAAACAGAGAGCGGCTCCTTTATAGCCCATTTAACCAAGGACCTGGGCCTGGGAATTGGGGAGCTGAACGCCCGGTCGGCTCGGGTGGTTTGTGACGATGACAAGCAGCGCTTGCTGCTGGATCGTCAGACTGGAGATTTGCTTTTGAAGGAGAAACTAGACCGGGAAGACATGTGTGGCTCCGTTGAACCCTGTGTGCTGCATTTCCAAGTATTCCTGGAAACTCCAGTGCAATTTTTTGAAGGAGAATTATTAATACAGGACATAAATGACCACTCCCCAGTATTCCCGAATagggaaatgcttttgaaaatacCGGAAAACAGCCAGCCAGGGACTGTATTTCCGTTGAAATTAGCTCAGGATTTGGATGTGGGTAGCAACGGTCTTCAAACATACACTATCAACGCCAATTCTCATTTTCACGTTCTCACTCGAAATCACAGTGATGGCAAGAAATATCCAGATTTGGTGCAGGACAAAGTGCTGGATCGAGAGGAGCAGTCAGAGTTCAGCTTAACCCTAATGGCGCTGGATGGTGGGTCTCCACCTAGGTCCGGCACCAGCATGGTGCGAATCCTGATCTTGGACGTCAATGACAATGCTCCCGAGTTTATGCACACTCCATATGAGGTGCAGGTTCTGGAAAACAGCCCCCTAGATTCCCTAATAGTTACAGTTTTAGCTATGGATGTAGATGCTGGGAACTTTGGGACTGTTTCCTATAGCTTGTTCCAAGCCTCAGAGGAAATTAAACAAACTTTCTCAATAAATGAAGTCACAGGAGAAATCCGACTGACAAAGAAATTGGATTTTGAACAAATCAAATCTTACCACGTGGAAACTGAGGCTACAGATGGAGGAGGCCTTTCTGGGAAAGGCACTGTGGTCATAGAGGTGGTAGATGTGAATGACAATGCCCCAGAACTTACCATATCTTCACTCATTAGCTCCATCCCAGAAAATGCCCCGGAGACCGTAGTCTCTATCTTCCGAATTCGAGATAGAGACTCCGGAGACAATGGAAAGATGATTTGCTCCATTCCAGACAACCTGCCATTTATTCTAAGACCGACTTTCAAGAATTTCTACACCCTGGTAACCGATAGCCCTCTTGACAGAGAAAGTCAAGCCGAGTACAACATCACCATCACGGTCACTGACATGGGAACCCCCAGACTGAAAACCCAGCACAACATAACCGTGCTGGTGGCCGACGTCAACGACAACGCCCCCGCCTTCACCCAGACCTCCTACACCCTGTGGGTCCTCGAGAACAACAGCCCCGCCCTGCACATCGGCAGCGTCAGCGCCACAGACACAGACGCGGGCGCCAACGCCCAGGTCACCTACTCGCTGCTGCCGCCGCCAGACCCGCACCTGCCCCTCGCCTCCCTCGTGTCCATCAACCCCGACAACGGCCACCTCTTCGCCCTCACGTCCCTGGACTACGAGGCCCTGCGAGCCTTCGAGTTCCGCGTGGGCGCCGCCGACCGCGGCTCGCCGGCGCTCAGCAGCCAGGCGCTGGTGCGCGTGCTCGTGGAGGACGCCAACGACAACGCGCCCTTCGTGCTCTACCCGCTGCAGAACGCCTCGGCGCCCTGCACCGAGCTGGTGCCCAGGGCGGCCGAGCCCGGCTACCTGGTGACCAAGGTGGTGGCGGTGGACGGCGACGCGGGCCAGAACGCCTGGCTGTCGTACCAGCTGCTCAAGGCCACGGAGCCCGGGCTGTTCGGCGTGTGGGCGCACAACGGCGAGGTGCGCACGGCGCGGCTGCTGAGCGAGCGCGACGCGCCCAAGCAGCGGCTGGTGGTGCTGGTCAAGGACAACGGCGAGCCGCCGCTGTCGGCCAGCGTCACGCTGCACGTGCTGCTGGTGGACGGCTTCTCGCAGCCCTACCTGCCGCCCCCGGAAGCGGAAGCGGCGGCCGCGGCGCCGGCCGACCCGCTCACCGTCTACCTGGTGGTGGCCTTGGCGTCGGTGTCGTCGCTCTTCCTCTTCTCGGTGCTGGTGTTCGTGGCGGTGCGGCTGTgcaggaggggcggggcgggctcGGCGGGTCGCTGCCCGGTGCCCGAGGGCCACTTCCCGGGCCACCTGGTGGACGTCAGCGGCACGGGGACCCTGTCCCAGAGCTACCAGTACGAGGTGTGTCTGACGGGAGATCATAGAACTGGTGAGTTCAAATTCCTGAAGCCAATATTCCCTAACCTCTTGGTTCAGGACACTgagagagaaatcaaggaaagcCCCAACTGTAGAAACAGCTTTGTATTCAGTTAA